The following coding sequences are from one Negativicutes bacterium window:
- a CDS encoding radical SAM protein, which yields MRQQFQSKTRRKALPFRLLSADSQNTLLEEPDLEILIRQGEEVLLPDAADWIPLPAGAGLISLPGRVPLGIDAKGRVMEVQDRLAVAATLPQGYTRLGLPAFREMPAAAELPLYGYAAVAWQQGAVWVAAHATDTMRDRWDPKHFSTDALEDCIRRRQAEFPQNRIIAQLAHCALDYSCFTAQNMFYRRWEAGIPVSPQCNARCLGCISLQPSECCPSPQTRLTFVPGVEEISAIGAAHLELAEDAIISFGQGCEGEPSLQWPVLCQAMREIRQQTKAGSININSNAGDSKAIAALAKNGLDSIRISLNSVRPAFYNAYYRPVNYQLQDVFRSMEICRENGVQIALNLLSFPGITDRERELEALLLCIRKYKISMVQMRNLNIDPDLYWRQMAPDPERDGAALGLGKEIAILQAENDLLVGSFSRSVRK from the coding sequence ATGCGTCAGCAATTTCAGAGTAAAACCCGCAGGAAAGCGCTGCCGTTCCGCCTGCTGAGCGCGGACAGTCAGAATACGCTGCTGGAGGAACCGGATCTTGAGATACTGATCCGGCAGGGTGAGGAAGTGCTCTTGCCGGACGCGGCGGATTGGATTCCACTGCCGGCCGGCGCCGGTCTGATTTCACTGCCCGGACGCGTGCCGCTCGGTATCGACGCCAAAGGGCGGGTGATGGAAGTGCAGGACAGACTGGCAGTAGCGGCAACCCTGCCGCAAGGTTATACCAGACTCGGGCTGCCGGCGTTTCGTGAAATGCCGGCGGCGGCAGAACTGCCATTATACGGTTATGCGGCGGTCGCCTGGCAGCAGGGTGCTGTTTGGGTAGCCGCCCATGCTACCGATACCATGCGTGACCGCTGGGATCCCAAACATTTTTCCACGGACGCGCTGGAAGATTGCATTCGGCGGCGTCAGGCGGAATTTCCGCAGAACCGGATTATCGCGCAATTAGCTCACTGTGCGCTGGATTACAGCTGCTTTACGGCACAAAATATGTTTTATCGCCGCTGGGAGGCAGGGATTCCCGTGTCGCCGCAGTGTAATGCCCGCTGCTTGGGCTGTATTTCCCTGCAGCCTTCCGAATGTTGTCCCTCTCCGCAAACCAGATTGACTTTCGTGCCCGGCGTTGAGGAAATCAGCGCAATCGGCGCCGCCCATCTGGAACTGGCGGAGGATGCAATCATCAGCTTCGGTCAGGGTTGTGAAGGGGAACCCTCTCTGCAATGGCCGGTGCTGTGCCAGGCAATGCGAGAAATCCGGCAGCAGACGAAAGCAGGCAGCATCAACATCAATTCCAACGCCGGTGATTCGAAAGCCATCGCTGCTTTGGCGAAGAACGGATTGGACAGTATCCGGATCAGCCTGAATTCGGTCCGCCCTGCGTTTTATAACGCCTATTACCGTCCCGTTAATTATCAATTGCAGGATGTTTTCCGTTCAATGGAGATTTGCCGGGAAAACGGGGTGCAGATCGCCTTGAATCTGCTCTCTTTCCCGGGCATTACCGACCGGGAAAGAGAACTGGAAGCGCTGCTTTTGTGTATTCGCAAATATAAAATCAGCATGGTGCAGATGCGCAACCTGAATATTGACCCTGATCTCTATTGGCGGCAAATGGCGCCGGATCCGGAGCGGGATGGCGCCGCTCTGGGCTTAGGCAAAGAAATTGCCATTTTGCAGGCGGAAAACGATTTACTGGTTGGCTCATTTTCCCGCAGCGTCAGGAAATAG
- the rpmE gene encoding 50S ribosomal protein L31, protein MKDKIHPKMYEADVICACGERFKALSTQKEVRVELCSKCHPFFTGKQKLVDTGGRVDRFRRRWGLKDETEA, encoded by the coding sequence ATGAAAGACAAAATCCATCCCAAAATGTATGAAGCCGATGTAATTTGCGCTTGCGGCGAACGGTTTAAAGCTCTCTCCACCCAAAAAGAAGTGCGTGTGGAGCTCTGCTCCAAATGTCATCCTTTCTTTACCGGCAAACAAAAACTGGTGGATACCGGTGGCCGTGTTGACCGCTTCAGAAGACGTTGGGGCTTAAAAGACGAAACAGAGGCGTAG